A region from the Synergistaceae bacterium genome encodes:
- the dnaN gene encoding DNA polymerase III subunit beta produces MKLELERANFLKAWQTAEKSASTKSPKDIISGILVKADENNVTLEATDLKSSVKCCAAGVRVIEPGEAVLSINIFGNLLKKTTEKNIILEVNQERGLLIAGKSKVRFAIFNVDDFPKLPDSAQSELICEIMNADLVRLISEGTAASSQPQDFPKYLGTCLFRTSMNDGQNEIKAVSTDGKRLALSKMLLTNVQKAQDLMLPSAALKELSKMLLTSKGEDTVKILSDNSVAWFALPDIEYSIRLIDSTFPNYERILNNDTRTTLRISRDKLLAVIDRVDIIAKTTPAHIMAFLLEPNGDLIVTARAPEAGTARESLDAVIDGDNMQIGFNVSYFEDGLKALSSGEIVIEFSHEEGQCRMTRSEDNNFLYMLMPARLSMQDAITEEEIGDFAPSQDYQESQESQENQDANNNQEQQQESQENNNPDSNSDSNNEVHEPVY; encoded by the coding sequence ATGAAATTAGAATTAGAGCGCGCAAATTTTCTCAAAGCATGGCAGACAGCCGAGAAATCAGCCAGCACTAAGAGCCCTAAAGACATAATCAGCGGGATTCTTGTCAAAGCAGACGAGAATAACGTAACTCTTGAAGCTACAGACCTTAAAAGCTCCGTTAAATGCTGTGCTGCCGGAGTTCGTGTAATTGAACCGGGGGAGGCTGTATTATCTATTAATATATTCGGAAATTTGTTAAAGAAGACGACCGAGAAAAATATTATTCTTGAAGTAAATCAAGAAAGAGGCCTATTAATCGCAGGTAAAAGCAAAGTAAGATTTGCTATATTCAATGTTGACGACTTCCCGAAATTACCCGACAGCGCACAATCTGAATTAATTTGCGAAATCATGAATGCTGATTTAGTTAGACTCATAAGTGAAGGCACTGCAGCAAGTTCACAGCCTCAAGACTTCCCGAAATATCTCGGCACTTGTTTATTCAGGACTTCAATGAATGACGGACAAAACGAGATCAAAGCAGTATCAACTGACGGAAAAAGACTCGCACTCTCTAAAATGTTATTAACTAATGTGCAAAAGGCTCAAGATTTAATGCTTCCTTCTGCTGCGTTAAAAGAATTAAGCAAGATGCTATTAACAAGTAAAGGCGAAGACACCGTAAAAATTTTATCGGATAATTCAGTAGCGTGGTTTGCTTTGCCCGATATTGAGTACTCGATAAGATTAATAGATTCTACATTCCCTAACTATGAGCGCATATTAAATAATGATACACGAACGACTTTGCGAATCTCCCGTGATAAATTGCTTGCTGTAATTGACCGCGTTGATATTATTGCGAAAACTACTCCGGCTCATATAATGGCGTTCTTGCTTGAACCGAACGGGGATTTAATAGTTACTGCACGAGCCCCGGAAGCAGGAACAGCCCGTGAATCTCTTGATGCAGTAATCGACGGCGATAATATGCAAATCGGCTTTAACGTCAGCTACTTTGAAGACGGGTTAAAGGCTTTAAGTTCGGGCGAAATAGTTATAGAGTTCAGCCACGAAGAAGGACAGTGCAGAATGACCCGCAGCGAAGATAATAATTTCTTGTATATGTTAATGCCAGCGCGTTTAAGTATGCAGGACGCAATAACTGAAGAAGAAATAGGAGATTTTGCACCGTCTCAAGATTATCAAGAGAGTCAAGAGAGTCAAGAAAATCAAGACGCGAATAATAATCAAGAACAACAGCAAGAATCACAAGAAAATAATAATCCTGATTCTAATTCTGACTCTAATAATGAAGTTCACGAGCCTGTATATTAA
- a CDS encoding TRAP transporter substrate-binding protein, with protein sequence MKKFLFALTLAAVLALTASISLAAPELSLIIASNQTDLTNPYSLGLEKFKEVAEKVSGGKIQVTVHKGTLGENESELIEKLIMGAADLVVASPGFMTAIGVPEIDILSLEYLFDSFEHWEKCLDGDFGQAMRKIVLEKTGNQFRIMGYWSSSVRDVYAKKAIKKPEDLKGLSIRTQSSPVQQEFFKNCGAIPTSVAWGELYQALQQGVVDGAENDYTNFTQKEHHKTANGKYVSETHHDFTTRLFLMNGDKYDALTDEQKNWINQAAEASTAEERAVTYKMFGESKERAKKDGAVITEFAEIDIPAFKAIAEPIQDNFAQKNNMQDQLNMIRAAGK encoded by the coding sequence ATGAAAAAATTTTTATTTGCTTTAACCCTTGCTGCTGTGTTAGCTCTCACGGCCTCGATTTCTTTAGCTGCCCCGGAACTGTCTTTAATTATTGCCTCCAATCAGACAGATTTGACTAATCCCTATAGTCTAGGCTTGGAAAAATTCAAGGAAGTTGCTGAAAAAGTTTCAGGCGGAAAGATTCAAGTTACTGTCCATAAAGGCACGCTCGGAGAAAACGAGTCAGAACTCATCGAAAAATTAATCATGGGCGCGGCTGATTTAGTAGTAGCTTCACCGGGCTTTATGACGGCAATCGGAGTCCCTGAGATCGATATTTTATCGCTTGAATACTTATTTGACAGTTTTGAGCACTGGGAGAAATGTTTAGACGGCGATTTCGGCCAAGCAATGCGCAAAATAGTTCTGGAGAAAACAGGCAATCAATTCAGAATTATGGGCTATTGGAGCTCATCAGTCCGCGATGTCTACGCAAAGAAAGCCATCAAGAAACCTGAAGATTTAAAGGGTTTGAGCATTCGTACTCAGTCATCGCCGGTACAGCAGGAATTCTTTAAAAATTGCGGTGCCATTCCGACAAGTGTCGCATGGGGTGAACTCTATCAGGCATTACAACAGGGAGTCGTCGACGGTGCAGAGAATGACTATACAAATTTCACTCAGAAAGAACATCACAAGACGGCGAACGGCAAATATGTATCAGAAACTCATCACGATTTCACTACAAGATTATTCTTAATGAACGGTGATAAGTATGATGCACTGACTGACGAGCAGAAAAACTGGATCAATCAGGCCGCCGAAGCAAGCACAGCAGAAGAACGCGCAGTAACTTACAAAATGTTCGGTGAAAGCAAAGAAAGAGCTAAGAAGGACGGAGCAGTAATCACAGAATTTGCAGAAATCGACATCCCGGCATTCAAGGCAATAGCTGAACCGATTCAAGATAATTTTGCGCAAAAAAATAATATGCAGGATCAATTAAATATGATTCGTGCAGCTGGTAAATAA
- a CDS encoding TRAP transporter small permease subunit: MKKLIDGLQKIQIAIGGLFLLVFLVTVVYQIICRYMGVAAMWTEDVSMYSFIWAVFMGAGAMVHSNAHFAFTSLYDSLKSERAKIFLQIIIDIIVLVFCVLMVYYGYLAAKQFWNFRWVNIPTMKRGPTWLCIPICGATGAIYLIYGIFNEFGKLMKGDNK; this comes from the coding sequence ATGAAAAAATTAATTGACGGCTTACAGAAAATACAAATTGCGATCGGCGGGTTATTCCTGCTTGTATTTCTCGTAACAGTCGTATATCAAATTATATGCCGCTATATGGGAGTCGCTGCTATGTGGACTGAAGATGTCAGCATGTATTCATTTATATGGGCTGTCTTCATGGGAGCGGGGGCGATGGTGCATTCAAACGCTCATTTTGCATTCACGAGCCTTTATGACTCTCTGAAAAGTGAACGAGCTAAAATTTTCCTGCAAATTATTATAGATATAATCGTGCTAGTTTTCTGCGTCTTAATGGTCTATTACGGATATTTAGCGGCAAAACAATTCTGGAATTTCAGGTGGGTTAATATTCCGACTATGAAGCGCGGGCCGACTTGGCTGTGTATTCCCATATGCGGAGCAACCGGAGCAATTTATTTAATTTACGGGATATTTAACGAGTTCGGCAAACTCATGAAGGGAGATAACAAATAA
- a CDS encoding TRAP transporter large permease, which translates to MLGTVLIIMFVGFIAIGVPIAFALGIVSFTGIACLPAIPNTVVFTKMFNGLNSFTLLAVPLFILAANLMNEGGITEKLIECICDLVGHKKGGLAYANVLVSMVFAGISGSSQADTSGVGKIFIPAMERQGYDKGTSVGVTAASSTLGSIIPSSITMVVYSGIASCSTGALFMTGIVPGILLGVAQMIVIKMYAKSKNFPQSEKVPFSVALKHTLISMPALLTPIILIGGIVSGFFTPTESAAFACIYALLVGIFFYGSIKISRLPGILIDTMKMASLSLFALATANALGELLSYYQLNILARNLFLALPGGKGIFLLVTVLFFLFVGTFMDAVPAMILFVPIILPSSTALGISPIILGLIIIVTLALGLVTPPYGLCLLLASSISGTTIEEGFKGTLPYFISSLVVLLLLIIFPEFWLAIPKTLFPALF; encoded by the coding sequence ATGCTCGGAACTGTATTAATAATTATGTTCGTAGGATTTATAGCAATCGGGGTGCCAATAGCTTTTGCACTGGGAATCGTGTCATTTACGGGAATCGCCTGCCTTCCTGCCATTCCCAACACAGTAGTATTCACAAAGATGTTTAACGGGCTCAACAGCTTTACACTTTTAGCAGTGCCGTTATTTATTCTAGCAGCAAACTTAATGAACGAGGGCGGAATAACTGAAAAATTAATCGAGTGCATTTGCGATCTTGTCGGACACAAAAAAGGCGGCCTCGCATATGCAAACGTTCTCGTCTCAATGGTATTTGCGGGAATTTCGGGATCTTCACAGGCTGATACTTCAGGAGTAGGGAAAATATTTATTCCTGCTATGGAGCGTCAGGGCTATGATAAGGGCACTTCAGTGGGAGTCACGGCTGCGTCGTCAACACTGGGTTCAATAATTCCGTCGAGTATAACAATGGTAGTATATTCGGGGATTGCGAGCTGTTCAACTGGAGCATTATTCATGACGGGAATCGTTCCGGGGATTCTGCTCGGAGTCGCTCAAATGATAGTCATAAAAATGTACGCAAAATCTAAGAACTTCCCTCAAAGCGAAAAAGTGCCGTTCTCTGTAGCTCTCAAGCACACGCTAATTTCTATGCCGGCATTACTCACACCCATTATATTAATAGGCGGGATAGTGTCAGGATTCTTTACTCCGACGGAGTCAGCTGCATTTGCTTGTATATATGCTTTATTAGTGGGAATATTCTTTTACGGGTCTATCAAAATCAGCAGACTTCCGGGGATCTTAATTGACACTATGAAAATGGCTTCATTGTCATTATTTGCGCTGGCAACGGCGAACGCACTCGGTGAATTATTGAGCTATTATCAATTGAATATTTTAGCGAGAAATTTATTTTTAGCACTTCCCGGCGGTAAAGGAATATTTTTACTCGTAACAGTATTATTTTTCTTATTTGTCGGGACATTTATGGACGCTGTGCCTGCAATGATTTTATTTGTGCCGATTATATTGCCGTCATCTACAGCACTGGGAATCAGCCCGATTATATTAGGACTTATTATAATAGTAACTCTTGCGCTCGGCCTTGTAACACCTCCCTATGGGCTTTGTTTATTATTAGCGTCATCAATAAGCGGAACTACTATAGAAGAAGGCTTCAAGGGAACATTGCCTTATTTCATTTCGTCATTAGTCGTGCTGCTATTATTAATAATATTCCCTGAATTCTGGCTTGCAATTCCTAAAACTTTATTCCCTGCATTATTCTAA
- a CDS encoding sugar kinase: protein MKQKFITFGEVMLRLTPPNYQKIRMASFFEATYGGSEANIALALANLGIDSTFFSVVPNNSLGKSAIRMLRSNDVHCSPVILSTPEETPTHRLGTYYLETGYGIRPSKVTYDRKHSAITEYDFSGVNLDNLLDGFQWLHLSGITPALSQSCADFILACLEKAREKNLTVSFDGNFRSTLWSWDEARDFCTQCLPFVDVLLGIEPYHLWRDENDHSKGDFKDGVPLQPNYEQQDDIFSRFVERYPNLKCIARHVRYAHSGSENSLMAYMWYQGHTFESRTFTFNILDRVGGGDAFASGLIYAMMNNYKPMDMVNFAVASSVIKHTIHGDGNITDDVESIQSLMNMSYDIKR, encoded by the coding sequence ATGAAGCAGAAATTTATCACGTTCGGAGAAGTCATGCTAAGACTCACGCCCCCGAATTACCAGAAAATCCGCATGGCCAGCTTCTTTGAGGCAACTTACGGCGGAAGTGAGGCAAATATCGCCCTTGCTCTTGCGAATCTGGGAATCGACAGCACATTTTTTAGTGTTGTGCCAAATAATTCACTCGGTAAGAGCGCAATAAGAATGTTACGAAGTAATGACGTTCACTGCAGCCCGGTTATATTAAGCACTCCCGAAGAAACGCCGACTCATAGACTCGGGACATATTATCTTGAGACTGGCTACGGGATTCGGCCGAGCAAAGTAACTTATGACAGGAAACACAGCGCAATTACTGAATACGATTTTAGCGGGGTCAATCTTGATAATTTACTAGACGGCTTTCAATGGCTGCATTTGAGCGGAATAACTCCGGCATTGTCTCAAAGCTGTGCGGATTTTATTTTAGCTTGTCTTGAGAAGGCACGGGAGAAAAATTTAACTGTCAGCTTTGACGGCAATTTCAGGAGCACACTATGGAGCTGGGACGAGGCGCGGGATTTCTGCACTCAATGCCTGCCGTTTGTTGATGTCTTACTGGGAATTGAACCTTATCATTTATGGCGCGATGAGAACGATCACAGCAAGGGAGATTTTAAGGACGGAGTCCCACTTCAGCCGAATTATGAACAGCAGGACGATATTTTTTCGCGTTTTGTCGAGAGATACCCGAATTTGAAGTGTATAGCTAGACATGTGAGATACGCTCATTCAGGCAGCGAAAATAGTTTAATGGCTTATATGTGGTATCAGGGTCATACTTTCGAGAGCAGGACATTTACATTTAACATTCTTGACAGAGTCGGCGGCGGGGATGCATTTGCTAGCGGGCTTATATATGCCATGATGAATAATTATAAGCCCATGGACATGGTAAATTTTGCAGTTGCCAGCAGCGTTATTAAGCACACTATACACGGCGACGGAAATATCACGGACGATGTAGAGAGCATTCAAAGTTTAATGAATATGTCCTATGATATAAAGCGATAA
- the moaC gene encoding cyclic pyranopterin monophosphate synthase MoaC, producing the protein MDFTHFNDEGRAKMVNVGDKDITNRKAAASGRIYVNSKTFELIKSGGIKKGDVLTVAQIAGIMGAKKTPDIIPMCHPININGADISLSLDESNFSVEVKSEISCSGRTGVEMEALTAVSIALLTIYDMCKAVQKDMIISDICLNSKSGGVHGDYIKLD; encoded by the coding sequence ATGGACTTCACACACTTTAACGACGAAGGACGCGCAAAAATGGTAAATGTAGGCGATAAAGATATAACGAATCGCAAAGCAGCGGCATCAGGTCGCATATACGTAAATTCTAAAACTTTCGAGCTTATAAAGTCAGGCGGCATAAAAAAAGGTGATGTCTTGACAGTCGCACAAATCGCCGGGATCATGGGCGCAAAGAAAACTCCGGATATTATACCCATGTGCCACCCGATTAATATTAACGGAGCTGATATATCGCTTTCACTTGACGAATCAAATTTTTCGGTTGAAGTAAAATCTGAAATTTCCTGCTCAGGCCGCACAGGTGTAGAAATGGAAGCATTAACGGCTGTTAGTATTGCATTACTCACTATTTACGATATGTGCAAGGCAGTACAGAAAGATATGATAATTAGTGATATTTGCTTGAATTCCAAAAGCGGCGGAGTTCACGGAGATTATATAAAACTTGATTAA
- the moaA gene encoding GTP 3',8-cyclase MoaA, producing MRDLFNREISYMRISLTDKCNLNCRYCKTSQPENFKSDIMSDDEIILIIEAASELGINKIRFTGGEPLLRKNIVSICSRTREIQAINEICITTNGIFLPELAKSLRESGVERLNISLDTLNPGKYSYITRGGCLDDALRGIRAAQENNFRVKLNTVLINGFNDDEIRDLAEITINSNIDVRFIELMPMLEFNDAKKFMSSQKILEILPELVPLKNDGVAKLYKLPDSHGNIGFISPISNAFCSSCNRIRLTADGYIKPCLHSETEIFVRHKNKSELKSLIIQAIESKPERHALISRKKTQSLRPMNRIGG from the coding sequence ATGAGAGATTTATTTAACCGTGAAATAAGTTACATGCGGATTTCTTTGACTGATAAATGTAATCTCAATTGCCGCTATTGTAAAACGAGTCAGCCTGAAAATTTCAAGTCTGATATTATGAGCGATGACGAGATTATATTAATTATTGAGGCAGCTTCAGAACTAGGAATCAATAAAATACGATTCACAGGGGGCGAGCCTCTTTTACGCAAAAATATTGTCTCAATATGCAGTCGGACACGGGAGATTCAAGCAATAAACGAAATTTGTATTACAACGAACGGAATTTTTTTGCCCGAACTTGCTAAATCTCTAAGAGAATCAGGAGTCGAACGCTTAAATATCAGTCTTGACACTCTTAATCCCGGAAAATATTCGTATATAACTCGCGGCGGCTGTCTTGATGATGCTTTACGGGGAATTAGGGCAGCTCAAGAAAATAATTTCAGGGTTAAATTAAATACTGTCTTGATTAACGGTTTCAACGATGACGAAATAAGAGATCTCGCAGAAATCACGATTAATTCAAATATTGATGTTCGCTTTATTGAGTTAATGCCCATGCTTGAATTTAATGACGCAAAAAAATTTATGTCATCGCAGAAAATTTTAGAGATTTTGCCCGAACTCGTGCCGCTTAAGAATGACGGAGTCGCCAAATTATACAAATTGCCGGATTCTCATGGCAATATAGGATTTATCAGCCCGATTAGTAATGCTTTCTGCTCAAGTTGCAACAGAATCAGACTCACCGCTGACGGATATATAAAGCCTTGTCTGCATTCAGAGACGGAAATTTTTGTAAGACACAAGAATAAAAGCGAGCTTAAATCTTTAATCATTCAAGCAATCGAGTCAAAACCGGAAAGACACGCGCTAATTTCACGTAAGAAGACTCAATCACTAAGACCCATGAACAGAATCGGAGGCTAG
- a CDS encoding molybdopterin-binding protein produces MRKIRVEDSEGRELCHDITAMRDGFKGAAFKRGHIITSSDIPELLRLGKKHVFIWESESGEIHEEDAAKRLAKICECKFTHFTEPNEGKILLISDIDGLFCVDCELLREINSIQDITISTMPNNYPVKKGARLASMRIIPLVTQEKNIIQAENLCRNRELINLLPYNNMKAGIIITGSEIYNGLIQDKFESVAREKLSHYPCEILGVKICDDDLAMLNDAINLFIQQGAEIIIMSGGMSVDPDDLTPSAIARTGAEIISYGVPSQPGNMTLLAYLNNIALIGVPGAAIIMKTTIFDVLLPQIFTRKKFTRQDLINLGDGGLCQLCKDCHFPNCTFGRY; encoded by the coding sequence ATGAGAAAAATTAGAGTCGAGGACTCAGAAGGCCGCGAATTGTGCCACGATATAACAGCAATGCGGGACGGCTTTAAGGGAGCAGCTTTCAAGCGGGGGCATATTATAACAAGTTCAGACATTCCGGAATTGCTGCGACTCGGAAAGAAACACGTTTTTATATGGGAGTCTGAATCCGGCGAAATTCACGAGGAAGATGCGGCCAAGAGACTCGCAAAAATATGTGAATGCAAATTTACTCATTTTACGGAGCCGAACGAGGGGAAAATTTTATTAATTTCTGATATTGACGGACTGTTTTGTGTTGACTGTGAACTTTTGCGCGAAATAAATTCTATTCAAGATATAACTATTTCGACAATGCCTAATAATTACCCGGTGAAGAAGGGCGCGCGACTCGCTTCAATGAGAATAATTCCGTTAGTTACTCAAGAAAAAAATATAATTCAGGCCGAGAATTTATGCAGGAATCGAGAATTAATTAATTTATTGCCTTATAATAACATGAAAGCAGGAATAATTATAACCGGTTCAGAGATTTATAATGGCTTGATTCAAGATAAATTTGAGAGTGTAGCGCGTGAGAAATTATCGCATTATCCGTGTGAGATTTTAGGCGTAAAAATTTGTGATGATGATTTAGCTATGTTAAATGACGCAATTAATTTATTTATTCAACAGGGCGCAGAAATTATCATAATGTCCGGCGGGATGTCAGTAGATCCCGATGATTTAACGCCTTCAGCCATTGCACGAACAGGAGCCGAAATAATTTCATATGGAGTCCCTTCTCAGCCCGGGAATATGACTTTGCTTGCATATTTAAATAATATAGCTTTAATCGGAGTTCCCGGAGCAGCAATTATCATGAAGACTACTATTTTTGATGTGTTACTGCCGCAAATTTTTACACGGAAAAAATTTACTCGTCAAGATTTAATTAACTTAGGGGACGGGGGACTCTGTCAGCTCTGTAAAGATTGCCATTTTCCTAATTGCACATTCGGGCGTTATTAA
- a CDS encoding molybdopterin molybdotransferase MoeA, whose product MNFYDARNIVIENVNPVPPEKISLSESAGRILAADITANYNIPMFDRSPYDGYAFRSQDVPGELNIICEIKAGDFINIALKKGEAAKILTGAAIPEGADAIIKYEDTEFTAEKVKISKTFRPGENIIKSGEDVKAGEIIAREGEFIDSGTAGLLASQNIFSVQVYRRPVIGIITTGNEIQELQSEILPGKIYNASHYTFMTALKLAGFEPKFMGICQDDAQKISDSIIESLSTCDSLILTGGVSAGDYDKTPDALKISGAKILFRDIDLKPGGKCIYAVKDNKLICCLSGNPASALTNYYAVALPALEKLSGSKNFIPDEIDIILANPFNKRSPMMRIIRGKLIIRDGQIFINVPSEQGNGVLSTMAGSNLMAVIPAGSDKLPENTRLKGFII is encoded by the coding sequence ATGAATTTCTACGACGCAAGAAATATCGTTATCGAAAATGTTAATCCCGTCCCGCCTGAAAAAATTTCATTGTCCGAATCAGCAGGCCGAATCTTAGCAGCTGATATAACAGCAAATTATAATATTCCCATGTTTGACCGTTCGCCCTATGACGGTTACGCGTTCAGATCTCAAGATGTCCCCGGAGAATTAAATATTATTTGCGAGATCAAAGCCGGAGATTTTATTAATATCGCGTTAAAGAAAGGTGAGGCCGCAAAAATTTTAACGGGTGCTGCTATTCCTGAAGGTGCAGATGCTATTATCAAATATGAAGATACAGAGTTCACGGCGGAAAAAGTGAAGATCTCTAAAACTTTCAGGCCGGGCGAAAATATTATTAAATCAGGTGAAGACGTGAAAGCTGGGGAAATTATTGCACGTGAAGGGGAATTTATTGACTCAGGAACAGCGGGACTCTTGGCCTCACAAAATATTTTTTCTGTTCAAGTTTACCGCCGCCCAGTAATCGGAATAATCACAACAGGTAACGAGATTCAGGAACTACAAAGCGAGATTTTGCCCGGAAAGATTTATAACGCGAGTCATTATACTTTCATGACAGCATTAAAGCTCGCAGGGTTTGAGCCTAAATTTATGGGAATTTGTCAAGATGACGCGCAAAAAATTTCTGACTCGATAATAGAATCTCTATCAACTTGCGACTCGTTGATTTTAACCGGCGGAGTATCAGCAGGCGATTATGACAAGACCCCTGACGCTTTGAAAATTTCAGGTGCAAAAATTTTATTTCGTGATATTGACTTGAAACCGGGCGGAAAATGTATTTATGCCGTGAAAGATAACAAATTAATTTGCTGTTTATCAGGTAATCCCGCGTCGGCACTCACTAATTATTATGCGGTGGCACTTCCTGCGCTGGAGAAATTATCAGGCTCAAAAAATTTTATTCCCGATGAGATTGATATAATTCTTGCTAACCCGTTCAATAAAAGAAGCCCCATGATGAGAATTATTCGCGGCAAATTAATTATTAGAGACGGGCAAATTTTTATAAACGTTCCTTCAGAGCAGGGCAACGGAGTATTAAGCACTATGGCAGGAAGTAATTTAATGGCAGTTATTCCGGCTGGCAGTGATAAATTACCGGAAAATACAAGATTAAAGGGGTTCATAATATGA
- a CDS encoding ATP-binding cassette domain-containing protein gives MSLYLDIHKKFSGFNLDVSFNIKNESLAILGASGCGKSLTLKSISGIIKPDTGQIILDNNILFDSDKKINLPTQMRKTGLMFQNYALFPNMTVEQNIRISCKNKSEIFMTLERFGLDCVKNLYPSQISGGQQQRTALARMLLSRPNIIMLDEPLSALDSHLRFQMERELLNIFTDFEGSIILVSHNRDEVFRLCDKIAIFNNGQVENFGTKQEIFTNPLTKNAAILTGCKNISRAEIINGQIYALDWDIMLKCKNFKSDTKFIGVRMHSIIHESSKINCFDCKVIQVIENPFSFTIMLIPICANKNISPIGWEVDKNLWQQIKSDIVKISIPPENLLILKE, from the coding sequence ATGAGTCTTTATCTTGATATTCACAAAAAATTTTCAGGCTTTAATCTTGATGTCTCATTCAATATAAAAAATGAGTCTCTTGCGATTCTGGGTGCGTCGGGCTGCGGCAAAAGTCTAACTCTGAAATCTATATCAGGAATAATAAAGCCTGATACTGGGCAAATCATTCTCGATAATAATATTTTATTTGACAGCGATAAAAAAATTAATTTGCCGACTCAAATGCGTAAAACTGGCTTAATGTTTCAGAATTACGCGCTATTTCCAAATATGACGGTTGAGCAGAATATCAGAATTTCCTGCAAAAATAAATCTGAAATTTTCATGACTCTTGAGAGATTCGGGCTTGACTGCGTTAAAAATTTATACCCGTCTCAGATTTCAGGAGGTCAGCAGCAAAGAACAGCACTCGCAAGAATGTTATTATCCCGTCCAAATATAATAATGCTCGATGAGCCTTTATCAGCACTTGACAGCCATTTACGTTTTCAGATGGAGCGCGAATTATTGAATATTTTTACTGATTTCGAGGGCTCTATAATTCTTGTATCGCATAATAGGGACGAAGTTTTTAGACTCTGTGATAAAATCGCAATTTTTAATAACGGCCAAGTCGAAAATTTTGGGACTAAGCAGGAAATTTTTACGAATCCACTAACTAAGAACGCGGCAATCTTAACAGGCTGTAAAAATATATCGCGTGCAGAAATAATTAACGGTCAAATTTACGCGCTTGACTGGGATATAATGCTCAAGTGCAAAAATTTTAAATCTGACACAAAATTTATAGGCGTTAGAATGCACAGTATAATTCATGAATCCAGTAAAATTAATTGTTTTGACTGCAAAGTTATTCAGGTCATAGAGAATCCGTTTTCTTTTACTATAATGCTTATTCCCATATGTGCGAATAAAAATATTAGTCCAATCGGCTGGGAAGTTGACAAAAATTTATGGCAGCAAATAAAATCAGATATTGTGAAAATTTCAATTCCCCCCGAAAATTTATTAATCTTGAAGGAGTGA
- the modB gene encoding molybdate ABC transporter permease subunit produces MDLYPLLNSIRVALISSFIVFLTGIAAAWYVAKLPALLRGFVDVILTLPLVLPPTVTGYFLLRLLGPKRIIGSFMLENFAVKLSMMWYSAVFASVIVAFPLMYRTARGAFESLDKNLIYSARTLGLSDTFIFWKIILPCCKNGIMAGSVLSFARSLGEYGATSMISGYTPGKTATISTTVYQLWRTGNDELAFKWVLVNIAISFAVLMIINFLERRKS; encoded by the coding sequence ATGGATTTATACCCGTTATTAAATTCTATCAGAGTCGCGTTAATTTCAAGTTTTATAGTTTTCTTAACTGGGATTGCTGCGGCGTGGTATGTAGCGAAATTGCCGGCGTTATTACGGGGCTTTGTTGATGTAATATTGACTCTGCCTTTAGTGCTGCCTCCGACTGTAACAGGATATTTTTTGCTGCGTTTACTTGGCCCTAAAAGAATAATAGGCTCGTTTATGCTTGAAAATTTTGCTGTAAAACTTTCAATGATGTGGTATTCTGCCGTGTTTGCTTCTGTAATCGTAGCATTTCCGTTAATGTACAGGACTGCGCGGGGAGCGTTTGAGTCCCTCGATAAAAATTTAATATATTCAGCTCGGACACTGGGACTCTCAGACACGTTTATATTCTGGAAAATTATTTTACCATGCTGCAAAAATGGCATAATGGCCGGAAGTGTTTTATCTTTTGCGCGTTCACTCGGTGAATATGGAGCTACCAGCATGATTTCAGGTTACACGCCGGGTAAGACTGCTACAATTTCTACGACTGTTTATCAATTATGGCGCACGGGTAATGACGAACTTGCATTTAAATGGGTCTTAGTGAATATTGCGATCTCGTTTGCTGTATTAATGATTATAAATTTTCTTGAGCGCAGGAAATCATGA